The following proteins are co-located in the Paracoccaceae bacterium Fryx2 genome:
- the smpB gene encoding SsrA-binding protein SmpB: protein MAEKSDLNSKLIAENRRARFDYHIEDDLEAGIILFGSEVKSLRQGGSNIAESYASVEGGELWLINGYVAPYLQAKTWGHEERRRRKLLVSKKEMSRLWNATAREGMTIVPLKLYFNERGIVKIKLGIAKGKKQADKRATEAKRDWDRQKARLMKQNNA, encoded by the coding sequence ATGGCCGAAAAATCCGACCTCAATTCCAAGTTGATCGCAGAAAACCGCCGCGCGCGGTTCGACTACCACATCGAGGACGATCTGGAGGCCGGGATCATCCTGTTCGGGTCAGAGGTCAAATCGCTGCGGCAGGGCGGGTCCAACATCGCGGAAAGCTATGCCTCGGTGGAGGGTGGCGAGCTGTGGCTGATCAACGGCTATGTCGCGCCCTATCTTCAGGCCAAGACCTGGGGGCACGAGGAGCGTCGGCGGCGCAAGCTCCTGGTGTCGAAGAAGGAAATGTCGCGGCTGTGGAACGCCACCGCGCGCGAGGGCATGACCATCGTGCCGCTGAAGTTGTATTTCAACGAACGCGGCATCGTGAAGATCAAGCTGGGCATCGCCAAGGGCAAGAAACAGGCCGACAAGCGCGCCACCGAAGCCAAGCGCGACTGGGACCGCCAGAAAGCCCGGCTGATGAAGCAGAACAACGCCTGA
- the sseA gene encoding 3-mercaptopyruvate sulfurtransferase: MIDDPKTLVSTEWLAAHLKDPDLRVLDASWYLPDAGRNGRAEYEASHIPGARFFDIDEITDQRSPLPHMAPPVEKFISRMRAMGVGDGHQVVVYDGAGLFSAARVWWTFRLMGKTDIAVLDGGFPKWVAEGHPVEDMAPVVRDRHITVQRQAGLVKDVTQVAHASKLGEAEIIDARSARRFKGEVAEARPGLRSGHIPGSKNLPYSLLLNADGTMKDTDALRAAFVAAGVDLAKPAITTCGSGVTAAVLSLALERIGHRNHALYDGSWSEWGMYDDLRVEKG, encoded by the coding sequence CTGATCGACGACCCCAAGACCCTTGTCTCCACCGAGTGGCTGGCGGCGCATCTGAAAGACCCCGATCTGCGGGTGCTGGATGCCAGCTGGTATCTGCCCGATGCCGGGCGCAACGGGCGCGCCGAATACGAGGCGTCGCACATTCCCGGCGCGCGGTTCTTCGACATCGACGAGATCACCGACCAGCGCTCGCCGCTGCCGCACATGGCACCGCCGGTGGAAAAGTTCATCAGCCGGATGCGGGCGATGGGGGTGGGCGACGGGCATCAGGTGGTGGTCTATGACGGCGCGGGGCTGTTTTCCGCCGCGCGGGTGTGGTGGACCTTCCGCCTGATGGGCAAGACCGACATCGCGGTGCTGGACGGCGGCTTTCCGAAATGGGTGGCCGAAGGTCACCCGGTGGAAGACATGGCCCCGGTGGTGCGCGACCGCCACATCACGGTGCAGCGCCAGGCCGGGCTGGTGAAGGACGTGACGCAGGTCGCGCACGCCTCCAAGCTGGGCGAGGCCGAGATCATCGACGCCCGCAGCGCGCGGCGTTTCAAGGGCGAGGTGGCCGAGGCCCGGCCGGGCCTGCGCTCGGGCCATATTCCGGGCTCGAAGAACCTGCCCTACAGCCTGCTGCTGAATGCCGACGGCACGATGAAGGACACCGACGCCCTGCGCGCCGCCTTCGTCGCGGCGGGCGTCGATCTGGCCAAGCCCGCCATCACCACCTGCGGCTCGGGCGTCACCGCCGCCGTGCTCAGCCTGGCGCTGGAACGCATCGGGCACCGCAACCATGCGCTTTATGACGGATCCTGGTCCGAATGGGGCATGTATGACGATCTGCGAGTCGAAAAAGGGTAA
- a CDS encoding amino acid aminotransferase, with translation MLTALKPQPQDKILQLIQMFKDDPRPVKIDLGVGVYKDATGLTPVMRAVKAAEKRLWETETSKTYTGLAGEPAFHAAMSAMILGGTVAADRIAAVATPGGTGAIRQALELIRLAAPDATVWLSNPTWPNHPSIIRYLGMKMAEYRYFDATSGAVDFDGMLADLAMVKPGDVVLLHGCCHNPTGANLSLAQWAAVADLLLAKDAIPFIDLAYQGFGDGLEEDAAPTRLIAARCPEVLIAASCSKNFGIYRERTGILLALGDAAGRGVVQGNLAFLNRQNFSFPPDHGARLVTMIHQDAALTADWKAELEEVRLNMLTLRQALADALRTATNSDRFDFVARHRGMFSRLGLTADQVETLRVDHGIYMVGDSRINIAGLNATTVPILARAVAQVTG, from the coding sequence ATGCTGACCGCACTGAAACCGCAACCGCAGGACAAGATCCTGCAGCTGATCCAGATGTTCAAGGACGACCCCCGCCCGGTCAAGATCGACCTCGGCGTCGGCGTCTACAAGGATGCGACCGGCCTGACCCCGGTGATGCGCGCCGTGAAGGCCGCCGAGAAGCGGCTTTGGGAAACCGAAACCAGCAAGACCTACACCGGCCTTGCGGGCGAACCCGCGTTCCATGCCGCGATGTCGGCGATGATCCTGGGCGGCACGGTCGCCGCCGACCGCATCGCCGCCGTGGCCACGCCGGGCGGCACCGGGGCGATCCGGCAGGCGCTGGAACTGATCCGGCTGGCCGCGCCCGATGCCACGGTGTGGCTGTCGAACCCGACCTGGCCGAACCATCCGTCGATCATCCGCTACCTCGGCATGAAGATGGCGGAATACCGCTATTTCGACGCCACGTCGGGCGCGGTGGATTTCGACGGGATGCTGGCCGATCTGGCAATGGTGAAACCCGGCGACGTGGTGCTGCTGCATGGCTGCTGCCACAACCCGACCGGGGCGAACCTCAGCCTTGCGCAGTGGGCGGCGGTGGCCGACCTGCTGCTGGCGAAAGACGCGATTCCGTTCATCGACCTCGCCTATCAGGGCTTCGGCGACGGGCTGGAGGAAGACGCGGCCCCCACCCGCCTGATCGCGGCGCGCTGCCCCGAGGTGCTGATTGCCGCGTCCTGCTCCAAGAACTTCGGCATCTACCGCGAACGCACCGGAATCCTGCTGGCGCTGGGCGATGCGGCGGGGCGGGGCGTGGTGCAGGGCAACCTCGCCTTCCTCAACCGGCAGAACTTCTCCTTTCCGCCCGACCACGGCGCGCGTCTGGTGACGATGATCCACCAGGACGCCGCCCTGACCGCCGACTGGAAGGCGGAACTGGAGGAGGTGCGGCTGAACATGCTGACCCTGCGGCAGGCCCTGGCCGATGCTCTGCGCACCGCCACCAACTCCGACCGCTTCGATTTCGTGGCCCGTCACCGCGGCATGTTCTCGCGCCTCGGCCTGACGGCGGATCAGGTGGAGACCCTGCGGGTGGATCATGGCATCTACATGGTCGGCGACAGCCGCATCAACATCGCCGGCCTCAACGCCACCACCGTGCCGATCCTCGCCCGCGCCGTGGCACAAGTGACCGGCTGA